A part of Paroedura picta isolate Pp20150507F chromosome 7, Ppicta_v3.0, whole genome shotgun sequence genomic DNA contains:
- the SKOR2 gene encoding SKI family transcriptional corepressor 2 — protein MASSPLSGHADLLLAAPSGAFPSDALGPGSSSSSSASSVAGGSSAPRGGPPSQGGLKANQVGQVILYGIPIVSLVIDGQERLCLAQISNTLLKSFSYNEIHNRRVALGITCVQCTPVQLEILRRAGAMPISSRRCGMITKREAERLCKSFLGENRPPKLPDNFAFDVSHECAWGCRGSFIPARYNSSRAKCIKCAYCSMYFSPNKFIFHSHRTPDAKYTQPDAANFNSWRRHLKLTDKAPPDEMVFAWEDVKAMFNGGSRKRALPAAHQAHQGAPAAHCHSLGAVKAAVVGVGGGLLGPHLLGGPPPPPPPPPPDLHAKRGRFDDDDELHEAVAAAAAAAAVVAHGGGGGGASGKAPRSYPVIPVPSKGASFGGVLQKFPACGGLFPHPYGFPAAAAAFSLCHKKEEAEALGVGGQGGPKGGAGAPSGGAGLSGLFWPGTRKDAATAAAAAFYPPFCMFWPPRAPGGLPGLPPYLQPPPQPPGCSALGADSPSLLRQAFLDLAEPGTDGGAAGLGTPPAAAAPPAGSGSSGASREARGFDGGGGGEAVRSPATEGGGGGGGGVGGGSRQAHLLDGPPRGKGASAYHHSSAFRPVGGKEDSESLAKLHHHHQPRGPAASPPPLLLLPPEPEPAHPAAHRLLSPGGTSCSYPSEDSTEEEEEEEEEEEEEEEEEPEVDVESHKQPEEEEEEGEEEEDGGGQPGGGDPLGGSGRYLHSRGLTDKGADRDRPNGSGPPTGPFTLTPCRAAQEAEEKSGGANAEQLLPPPPPPPLPACPAKGASSSSGESSPAHPPAAEEQPPPPYKDILKNKEGPHVVISTKEETFTDKNKEHSFFITDADHPGGDFWRNITGEPVQETSSPHSLKKDVENMGKEELQKVLFEQIDLRRRLEQEFQVLKGTASFPVFNNFQDQMKRELAYREEMVQQLQIIPYAASLIRKEKLGTHLSKS, from the exons ATGGCCAGCAGCCCTCTGTCCGGCCACGCGGACCTCCTGCTGGCCGCCCCCTCGGGGGCCTTCCCGTCGGACGCCTTGGGCCCGGGGTCGTCCTCATCCTCCTCGGCTTCCTCCGTGGCAGGGGGGTCCTCGGCCCCGCGGGGGGGCCCTCCGTCCCAAGGCGGCCTGAAGGCCAACCAGGTGGGCCAGGTGATCCTGTACGGCATCCCGATCGTCTCGCTGGTGATCGACGGCCAGGAGCGCCTGTGCCTGGCGCAGATCTCCAACACGCTGCTCAAGAGCTTCAGCTACAACGAGATCCACAACCGCCGGGTGGCGCTGGGCATCACGTGCGTGCAGTGCACGCCGGTGCAGCTGGAGATCCTCCGTCGGGCGGGCGCCATGCCCATCTCGTCGCGCCGCTGCGGCATGATCACCAAGCGGGAGGCCGAGCGCCTGTGCAAGTCGTTCCTGGGCGAGAACCGGCCGCCCAAGCTGCCCGACAACTTCGCCTTCGACGTGTCGCACGAGTGCGCCTGGGGCTGCCGCGGCAGCTTCATCCCGGCGCGCTACAACAGCTCGCGGGCCAAGTGCATCAAGTGCGCCTACTGCAGCATGTACTTCTCGCCCAACAAGTTCATCTTCCACTCGCACCGCACGCCCGACGCCAAGTACACGCAGCCCGACGCCGCCAACTTCAACTCGTGGCGCCGCCACCTGAAGCTCACCGACAAGGCCCCGCCCGACGAGATGGTCTTCGCCTGGGAGGACGTCAAGGCCATGTTCAACGGGGGCAGCCGCAAGCGCGCCCTGCCCGCCGCCCACCAGGCCCACCAGGGCGCCCCCGCCGCCCACTGCCACTCGCTGGGCGCCGTCAAGGCGGCCGTGGTGGGCGTCGGGGGCGGCCTGCTCGGCCCGCACCTCCTGGGCggacccccgccgccgcccccgccgccgccgccggaccTGCACGCCAAGCGCGGCCGCTTCGACGACGACGACGAGCTCCACGAagccgtggcggcggcggcggcggcggcggccgtcgTGGCGcacggaggaggcggcggcggcgcgtcgGGCAAAGCGCCGCGGAGCTACCCGGTGATCCCGGTGCCCAGCAAGGGCGCGTCGTTCGGGGGCGTCCTGCAGAAGTTCCCCGCCTGCGGGGGGCTCTTCCCGCACCCCTACGgcttccccgccgccgccgccgccttcagcCTGTGCCACAAGAAGGAGGAGGCCGAGGCGCTGGGCGTGGGCGGGCAGGGCGGCCCCAAGGGCGGCGCGGGCGCCCCGTCGGGCGGCGCCGGGCTCTCGGGGCTCTTCTGGCCGGGCACCCGCAAGGACGCCGCCACggcggccgccgccgccttctACCCGCCCTTCTGCATGTTCTGGCCGCCCCGCGCCCCGGGGGGGCTCCCGGGCCTGCCCCCCTACCTGCAgccgcccccccagccccccggcTGCTCGGCCCTGGGCGCCGACAGCCCCAGCTTGCTGCGCCAAGCCTTCCTGGACCTCGCCGAGCCCGGCACCGACGGCGGGGCCGCCGGCTTGGGCaccccgcccgccgccgccgctcctccggccggcagcggcagcagcggcgctaGCAGAGAGGCGCGGGGCTtcgacggcggcggcgggggggaggcggTTCGGTCACCCGCGacggagggcggcggcggcggcggagggggcgTCGGGGGAGGGTCCCGCCAGGCCCACCTGCTGGACGGGCCGCCGCGGGGCAAGGGGGCGTCCGCCTACCACCACTCCAGCGCCTTCCGTCCCGTCGGGGGCAAAGAGGACTCGGAGAGCCTGGCCaagctgcaccaccaccaccagccccgCGGGCCCGCCGCCTCACCGCcgcccctcctcctgctgccccccGAGCCCGAGCCCGCCCACCCCGCCGCCCACCGCCTCCTCTCCCCGGGGGGCACCAGCTGCAGCTACCCCAGCGAGGACAgcaccgaggaggaggaggaggaggaggaagaggaggaggaggaggaggaggaagagcccgAGGTGGACGTGGAGAGCCACAAGcagcccgaggaggaggaggaggaaggcgaggaagaggaggacggCGGCGGGCAGCCGGGCGGGGGGGACCCCCTCGGGGGCTCCGGCCGCTACCTCCACAGCCGGGGCTTGACGGACAAGGGAGCCGACCGCGACCGGCCGAACGGCTCGGGCCCGCCGACGGGGCCTTTCACGCTGACCCCCTGCAGGGCTGCCCAGGAGGCCGAGGAGAAATCCGGGGGGGCCAACGCAGAGCagctcctgccgccgccgccgcctccccctctGCCCGCCTGCCCTGCCAAgggggccagcagcagcagcggggagAGCAGCCCGGCCCACCCCCCGGCAGCCGAGGAACAGCCGCCGCCCCCTTACAAAGAT ATCCTGAAGAACAAGGAAGGGCCTCACGTTGTCATATCCACGAAAGAAGAAACCTTCACAG ataAGAATAAGGAGCACAGCTTTTTCATCACAGACGCCGACCATCCAGGAGGCGATTTCTGGAGGAACATAACAG GCGAACCCGTACAGGAAACCAGCTCACCTCATTCTCTGAAGAAAGACGTCGAAAACATGGGCAAag AAGAACTTCAGAAGGTCTTGTTTGAGCAGATAGACCTGAGGAGAAGGCTGGAGCAGGAATTCCAGGTCTTGAAAGGCACCGCGTCTTTCCCGGTTTTCA